The segment AGTCTCTCAGATTCACGAGAAGGATCCACCACTGCATTTTTTCCATTTGCCGGTTTCCAGAAAAGTAGTGAATCGACAAATGCTGGATCTTCTTCAACGATGCCGCTCTCACGCTCAACGGCATCTCGAATTGAGGAATCGACATCTAGCGCGTTGGCTTTAAACAGCAGTGCTCGTTCGCCCTCGGAGCGACTATCATTGGGATCCCGTTCCGGCAAAATGCCACGTGCCTGCACGGATCTGCCAAAAAGTCTGCGGCGTGCTTGCTCGCGAGTTTCAACTTCGTTTGGCCTCTTTGCGCCGGCCCTGGGCGGTCGCAAAGAAAAGTCTGGTGGCTGTGCCAACGGCGCCCGAGAAACGACGCCGAATTCGTCGGGCCCCGAATTACGACTGTGATCGAAAAGAACGCATCCGGAAGAGTGAATCATTGAGAGACCCAATAAAATTGCAATTACACAGGCTTCTCGCGACCTTTTAATCATTTCTATTTTCCATTTGGCATAATTTCTGAACTGGCATTACTTAGCTTTTTCGGTTCGCTCAAACAAGCTTTCGTAAATTATACAAATCACCCCAACAGTAATTGCAGAGTCAGCAACATTAAAAGCTGGCCAATGGTAACCACTTATATGAAAATCTAGAAAATCGACAACGGCTTGATGCAGAACCCTATCTATCAAATTACCCAGCGCTCCACCAAGGACCAGGCCCAGAGCAATAACACAAAGCCTCGTCTTAGCTTCGCGAAGCCAAAAAAAGAGGAAAACAATTATACCTACAGTCACTGCTCCCAATAGAATTGGCCCCCAAATAGAGGCGCTTTGCAGCATGCCAAAACTCACTCCGCGATTCCAAACCAGAACAAGATTAAAGAAATCTGTAATTTCGATTACACGGGGCGGCTGCATAACAATAGCCAGAATTATCAATTTGCTTAGCTGATCGGAGGCAGCAACGAATACTGCTGTCCATATACCAGCTTTTATCATTACGCTGACCCCCAATGACAATTTTCAACTACGTTTGCACAACGATTACAGAGCTCCGGAACCAGTTTTCCAACTTCGGACGATATCTTCCAACAACGCACACACTTTTGCCCAACAGCCGGCTTGCAGACTACCGCAATTTCATCACAATCCGGCAAGTAAAAGGCGCCCTCTGGAGCTGGTTGGCTGCATAAATTGATTGAAGAGACAATCGCTAGATCGGCGACATCGATACTTTCTATCGCGTTTTTGTATTTGTCGGACAAATATACCTCAGGTGCTGCTTGTAGGCTTGAGCCAATACGTTTTTCTACTCTTTCTATCTCAAGAGCACCCAATATAGCACGCCGAACTAATCGTACATGCGACCATTTCTCAGCCAGCTCTTCATCACGCCAGTTTGCCGGTATATCTGGGAATTGTCGCAAATGGACACTATCCTCGCGACTGTCTTCAGACTTCATATCGTATCGGTTTAGCCAAGCTTCCTCAGCAGTAAAACAAAGAATTGGGGCGAGCCATGCGGTTAAGCACGAAAACAATTGATCCAGCACACTGCGGGCAGCACGACGATCCAAGCTAGTAATTAGGTCGCAATATAGGCAATCTTTGCGAACATCGAAGTAGAAAGCAGAGAGATCATTTGCACAAAAGTCATGTATAGTGCGAAATAGCCTATGAAAATCGTAAGTTTGGTACCCTTGGCGGACCTCCCTATCAATTTCCCAAAGTCGATGAAGTATCCATCTTTCGAGTTCAGGCATCTGTTCATACCCTACTCGTTCGGATTCGTTAAACCCATCCAAATTGCCTAGCAAATATCTCAATGTGTTCCTTAGCCGTCGGTATGAGTCAGTTAACTGTTTAATTATTTCGGGACCAATGCGAAGGTCTTCCGAATAATCTGAAGCGGCTACCCAAAGCCTCAGAGTTTCTGCTCCGTTATTTTGTATAACCTGTTGAGGTGAAACAATGTTACCAAGTGATTTGGACATCTTCCGACCATCTTCGGCGAGGACAAACCCATGAGTCAGCACCTCCTTGTAGGGCGCTAGCCCGCGAGTACCACAAGACTCCAGCAATGATGAGTGGAACCATCCACGATGTTGGTCAGACCCTTCCAAGTAAAGTGCAGCCGGCCACTCCAAGTCTTCCCGACCCTCTAACACAAAACTATGTGTAGACCCAGAGTCAAACCAGACATCCACAACATCCATGACTTGTTCGTAATCGTCAGGATCATAGTCTTCACCAAGGAA is part of the Pseudomonadota bacterium genome and harbors:
- the lspA gene encoding signal peptidase II, with translation MIKAGIWTAVFVAASDQLSKLIILAIVMQPPRVIEITDFFNLVLVWNRGVSFGMLQSASIWGPILLGAVTVGIIVFLFFWLREAKTRLCVIALGLVLGGALGNLIDRVLHQAVVDFLDFHISGYHWPAFNVADSAITVGVICIIYESLFERTEKAK
- a CDS encoding DUF3035 domain-containing protein; translation: MIKRSREACVIAILLGLSMIHSSGCVLFDHSRNSGPDEFGVVSRAPLAQPPDFSLRPPRAGAKRPNEVETREQARRRLFGRSVQARGILPERDPNDSRSEGERALLFKANALDVDSSIRDAVERESGIVEEDPAFVDSLLFWKPANGKNAVVDPSRESERLRRNEALGKKPTDGSTLTKKK